From a region of the Thiohalomonas denitrificans genome:
- a CDS encoding protein-methionine-sulfoxide reductase heme-binding subunit MsrQ, which produces MTAKRSSMRARAAGSTVRKDPIPRIKALVFPAALLPALYLWFATLTGNLGANPIEALIRGHGDWALRFLLLTLAITPLRRLSRWGGIMRFRRMLGLFAFFYATIHLLGYLVLDQFFAWGAIVEDIIERPFITVGMAACVLLVPLAITSTRKMQRRLGGRRWLRLHRLVYPAAALAVLHFYLMVKADTREPLIYAFLLAILLLMRLPPVAWAITRKP; this is translated from the coding sequence ATGACGGCTAAACGTTCGTCAATGCGGGCCCGCGCCGCAGGGAGTACGGTTCGCAAAGACCCCATTCCCCGGATCAAGGCCCTGGTGTTTCCGGCCGCCCTGCTGCCTGCGCTCTACCTTTGGTTTGCCACCTTGACCGGCAACCTGGGCGCCAATCCCATCGAGGCCCTGATCCGCGGTCACGGCGACTGGGCGCTGCGCTTTCTGCTGCTGACGCTGGCCATCACGCCGCTACGCCGCCTGAGCCGATGGGGCGGCATCATGCGCTTTCGACGCATGCTTGGGCTCTTCGCCTTCTTCTACGCCACCATTCACCTGCTCGGCTACCTGGTACTGGACCAGTTTTTCGCCTGGGGGGCGATCGTGGAGGACATCATCGAGCGGCCCTTCATCACCGTGGGCATGGCCGCCTGTGTCCTTCTTGTCCCTCTGGCGATCACCTCCACCCGCAAGATGCAGCGTCGGCTCGGCGGTCGGCGCTGGCTGCGACTGCACCGACTCGTCTACCCCGCCGCGGCACTGGCGGTGCTGCACTTCTACCTGATGGTCAAGGCCGATACCCGCGAACCGCTCATCTATGCCTTCCTGCTTGCGATTTTGCTGCTCATGCGGCTACCTCCTGTGGCCTGGGCAATCACCCGCAAGCCTTGA